A genomic region of Candidatus Dormiibacterota bacterium contains the following coding sequences:
- a CDS encoding efflux RND transporter periplasmic adaptor subunit, with product MQRTRTYAVGIVLACVLGGCGGASATHDVVVYTAGARTVSDHPGGVGITAAGISVPVSVDFRDTVTDVLVKPGQTVHRGQPLIALDPTPFQAQSAALHAKQGLIQTEIQNTQSRIAIAQARGDAQTVAALNAQVSSYQGQYVIVQQQIEIAQGRATQLQAPIDGAVGEMKTAAGTVAAPGAVLLTVVDNAHIQVTASLPISDRQFVAVGAPADINVTPSPGSTASGPTLTGRVVQIAAGASGAGQVFQATVDAPNTADRSVLPGLQAYVRVSVSRPSPVVISRLAVQQLDSAPTVWVVEGQVAHPRNVQVGISDGGYVEILDGLKPGDLCVIVGSQLLNDGSAVRVTRTTG from the coding sequence ATGCAGAGAACGCGGACGTACGCCGTCGGGATCGTGCTCGCCTGCGTCCTGGGCGGCTGCGGCGGGGCCTCGGCGACCCACGACGTGGTCGTCTACACCGCCGGGGCACGCACCGTGTCCGACCATCCCGGCGGGGTGGGGATCACCGCCGCGGGGATCAGCGTCCCGGTCAGCGTCGACTTCCGCGACACCGTCACGGACGTCCTGGTCAAGCCCGGCCAGACCGTGCACAGGGGCCAGCCGCTGATCGCGCTCGACCCCACGCCCTTCCAGGCGCAGTCCGCCGCCCTGCACGCCAAGCAGGGGCTGATCCAGACCGAGATCCAGAACACGCAGAGCCGCATCGCCATCGCCCAGGCGCGGGGCGACGCCCAGACGGTCGCCGCGCTCAACGCCCAGGTCAGCAGCTACCAGGGGCAGTACGTGATCGTGCAGCAGCAGATCGAGATCGCCCAGGGCCGCGCCACCCAGCTCCAGGCCCCGATCGACGGCGCCGTCGGCGAGATGAAGACCGCCGCCGGCACCGTCGCCGCCCCCGGGGCGGTGCTGCTCACCGTGGTCGACAACGCCCACATCCAGGTCACCGCCAGCCTTCCCATCAGCGACCGCCAGTTCGTCGCCGTGGGTGCCCCCGCGGACATCAACGTGACCCCGTCACCGGGCAGCACCGCCTCGGGCCCGACCCTCACCGGCAGGGTGGTGCAGATCGCCGCCGGCGCCAGCGGCGCCGGCCAGGTGTTCCAGGCCACCGTCGACGCCCCCAACACCGCGGACCGCTCCGTGCTGCCCGGGCTCCAGGCCTACGTGCGGGTCAGCGTCAGCCGCCCGAGCCCGGTGGTGATCTCGCGACTGGCCGTGCAGCAGCTCGACAGCGCCCCCACCGTCTGGGTGGTCGAGGGGCAGGTGGCGCATCCCCGCAACGTCCAGGTCGGCATCTCCGACGGCGGCTACGTCGAGATCCTCGACGGGCTGAAGCCCGGCGACCTCTGCGTGATCGTCGGCAGCCAGCTCCTCAACGACGGCAGCGCGGTGCGGGTCACCCGGACCACCGGGTAG
- a CDS encoding MEDS domain-containing protein: MAPGDHICALYMGDAERDEILFPYLKAGMRAGDKVVCIVDQEDTARVRQGISDGGDVDASIESGQVQLHTAKETYAKCGGGRFCTDDMINFWDASLAPAMSGGGFRFARIVGEMSWALRELPELDELSYYESEYNRFAPRYGQWGLCLYDLERFGGGILVDVLKTHPRILLGGMVLDNPHYLSPDEFLAQRS; encoded by the coding sequence TTGGCCCCGGGGGACCACATCTGCGCCCTCTACATGGGGGACGCCGAGCGCGACGAGATCCTGTTCCCGTATCTCAAGGCGGGGATGCGCGCCGGTGACAAGGTGGTCTGCATCGTCGACCAGGAGGACACCGCGCGGGTGCGACAGGGGATCTCCGACGGTGGCGACGTCGACGCCAGCATCGAGAGCGGGCAGGTCCAGCTCCACACCGCGAAGGAGACCTACGCGAAGTGCGGCGGAGGCAGGTTCTGCACCGACGACATGATCAACTTCTGGGACGCCTCGCTGGCCCCGGCGATGAGCGGCGGCGGATTCCGGTTCGCGCGGATCGTCGGCGAGATGTCCTGGGCGCTCCGAGAGCTCCCCGAGCTCGACGAGCTCTCCTACTACGAGTCCGAGTACAACCGGTTCGCGCCCCGGTACGGTCAGTGGGGGCTCTGCCTCTACGACCTCGAGCGATTCGGTGGCGGCATCCTCGTCGACGTCCTCAAGACCCACCCCAGGATCCTGCTGGGCGGGATGGTCCTCGACAACCCGCACTACCTGAGCCCGGACGAGTTCCTCGCACAGCGGAGTTGA